A single window of Rana temporaria chromosome 1, aRanTem1.1, whole genome shotgun sequence DNA harbors:
- the LOC120911183 gene encoding uncharacterized protein LOC120911183 — translation MSEFTPTIPPEPLRNTLKNKSDKFPPLQMNSNLAAFVALTTAEIKKLHKSRNAGRMTYQPNEALEKLKDCHQLTIKPSDKGGNIVIQTNDQYRSMCLKILSNKDWYIPIPKSTIIRYETEFYALVDGAFSQGVINQDTWEFIRIKYPKIPTFYCLPKVHKDIVNPPGRPIVSGNGALTENLSMWVDSHLKPFVLHLPSYIKDTIHLLQKVQHFKVSPGALLVAIDVEALYSSIPHSLGLSAIKNTLLPIFRGDRRLGEFLIMALEFILYHGVFSFDGSHFLQVQGVAMGTSCAPSYANLYLGEWEKLFLTSTPVQPLIHLVSGWHRYIDVLMIWEGSIPELERFMTIMNCNDFNLKFTMNFSSSRIAFLDVTLLKSPDGTLSTGLFRKPIAGNTILHATSAHPSPLIKSIPYSQYLRLKRNCSTQEDFLLEAAGLRDRLLLRGYSKKNLKRSFQRANGHLRSLLLTQTGKKSSDNNEAVRIITKYHSQHQLTRDILKQFWHLLLIDPQLGPFVPKEPAITYRRAQSLRDHLVTSEFKGTFRCDPCKRKGTFTCGGCSICRYINSGRQIVLPNGQLHKPRHYANCKTVGVVYLLTCHCKRFYVGKTKLPFHKRASRHLHAMRTANPDLPLGRHILTEHDGHFLGVKFLILDRVHPNPRGGDWNKILLQLETRWIAELEANHPPGLNEQISFRPFLEGFSSGGCEKD, via the coding sequence ATGTCCGAATTCACTCCAACTATACCACCTGAACCACTACGgaatacattaaaaaataaatccgaTAAGTTCCCCCCTTTACAAATGAATTCCAATCTAGCTGCCTTTGTGGCTCTTACCACGGCTGAGATTAAGAAATTACACAAATCCCGTAATGCTGGACGTATGACTTACCAACCTAATGAGGCACTTGAAAAATTAAAAGATTGTCACCAGCTTACCATTAAGCCTTCTGACAAAGGAGGGAATATTGTGATTCAAACCAATGATCAGTACAGGAGTATGTGTCTAAAGATTCTTTCCAATAAGGATTGGTACATTCCCATCCCAAAATCTACTATCATCAGATACGAAACCGAGTTTTATGCTCTGGTGGATGGAGCGTTCTCTCAGGGCGTAATTAATCAAGACACGTGGGAATTTATCCGTATTAAATACCCGAAAATTCCAACATTTTACTGTTTACCCAAGGTCCATAAGGACATTGTTAACCCACCAGGACGACCCATTGTATCTGGCAATGGCGCCCTAACTGAGAATCTCAGTATGTGGGTTGATTCCCACCTCAAACCCTTTGTACTGCACCTCCCATCCTATATTAAGGATACCATCCACCTCTTACAAAAAGTCCAGCATTTCAAAGTATCCCCAGGAGCACTACTGGTAGCGATCGATGTGGAGGCTCTTTATAGCTCAATCCCACATTCtttgggattatctgctataaAGAACACTCTCCTCCCAATTTTTCGGGGAGATCGTAGGCTCGGAGAATTTCTTATCATGGCACTGGAATTTATACTTTATCATGGCGTTTTTTCTTTTgatggctcccacttcctccaggtgcagggggttgcgatggggacttcgtgtgccccatcgtatgccaacctgtacctgggggagtgggagaagtTATTTTTGACCAGTACCCCTGTACAACCCCTCATTCATCTTGTATCTGGATGGCACCGATACATAGATGTTCTTATGATCTGGGAGGGTTCAATTCCAGAGCTTGAGCGGTTCATGACTATCATGAACTGCAATGATTTTAACCTTAAATTCACTATGAATTTTAGTAGCTCTCGGATTGCTTTTCTCGATGTCACCCTGCTAAAGAGCCCTGATGGGACCCTATCAACGGGACTCTTCAGAAAACCCATAGCGGGTAACACCATATTAcacgccaccagtgcccacccctCTCCACTAATAAAATCAATACCATATAGCCAATACCTGCGCCTCAAGCGAAATTGTTCGACGCAAGAAGATTTTCTTCTAGAGGCGGCAGGACTAAGAGATAGGCTACTACTTAGAGGCTATTCCAAGAAAAACTTAAAAAGATCCTTTCAACGTGCTAATGGGCACCTTCGGTCACTCCTTTTGACTCAGACAGGAAAGAAATCCTCCGATAACAATGAGGCTGTTAGGATAATTACAAAATACCACTCCCAACATCAACTAACTAGAGACATTTTGAAACAATTTTGGCATCTGCTTTTGATCGATCCCCAATTAGGACCTTTCGTACCAAAGGAACCTGCGATTACATATCGCCGAGCTCAGTCACTCAGGGACCACCTTGTGACCAGTGAGTTTAAAGGCACCTTTAGGTGTGACCCATGCAAGAGGAAAGGCACCTTCACTTGTGGAGGATGCTCCATTTGCCGGTATATTAACTCCGGTCGGCAAATTGTTCTACCCAATGGCCAACTCCATAAACCCAGACACTACGCCAATTGCAAAAccgttggcgtagtgtatttgCTAACTTGCCATTGCAAGAGGTTTTATGTGGGTAAGACCAAACTACCCTTCCATAAACGGGCATCCCGTCACCTGCATGCCATGCGTACGGCCAATCCTGATTTACCCCTTGGGCGTCATATTCTGACCGAACACGATGGACACTTTCTGGGGGTCAAATTTTTGATCCTTGATAGAGTCCATCCTAACCCCAGAGGGGGGGATTGGAACAAAATCCTCTTACAGCTCGAAACCCGTTGGATCGCTGAGCTAGAGGCCAATCACCCTCCTGGTCTTAACGAGCAGATCAGTTTTAGGCCCTTTTTGGAGGGCTTTTCATCTGGGGGGTGCGAGAAAGATTGA